Part of the Candidatus Kaelpia aquatica genome, AACTATTCTTTTCTAAATATGGCATCTTTTAGCATTAAGCATATTGCTACAGTTATATAGCTATCTGCAAGATTAAAAGTAGGGAAAAAAGCAAAGTTTAAGTAGTCTATAACTCCTCCGTAAATAAACCTGTCTATGAGATTAGAGGCTGCTCCAGCTATGATTAAAGCAAAGCTTAAATATAAGGCTCTGGTATTTAAACAAAATAAGAAATAGATTAAAAAGGAGATTAAGATACAGGTATTCACCCATATAAATACCTGAGGCAGATTAGCTAAGACCCCAAAAGCTATTCCAGGATTTACCAAAATCTTAATATTAAAAAACCCGGGCAGAAGATCATAGACAACCTCACCTTGCGGAAATATGCTCAAATAGGTCTTTACTATCTGGTCCACCAACAACAAAATGACTATTAGAAAAAAATGAAGCCCCTTACCTTTGGGGCAGCTTTTCATTCCTTTTCCCTTTGAACCCTCTTCTCTTCTTCGATTTGGCATTCTAAGCAGTGTTTAGCATAGGGAATAGCATTTAAGCGGCTTTTCTTTATATTGTTCTCACAAAGCTCGCAGATACCATACTCGCCAGAATCAATCCTAGATAGAGCCTCACCTATAAGATACACTAATTCCTGTTCATTGTTGGCCAAAGCATAAGAAAACTCTCTATCAAAGCTGTCTGTAGCCATATCAGCCATATGATAGGTATAGTTTGATATCTCTCCAGATACATCTTGTTGGGATTTAAAGATACTATCCTCAGTTAAATGTCTTATCTCTAAAGATATTTTCTTTTTTAAATCCATTAGAACCTTCTTGATCTTTTCCAGCTCCTGCTTGTTGAGTTTTTTATTCATGATATCTTCTCCAATACTTTAGCACAGCGAAGGCAAACATCTCTATGTTTTCCATCTTTACCAACATCAAAAGTATAATTCCAACAACGCATACACTTCTTGCCCTGACTCTTCTCAACAACAATATCTATCTTTCCAAAACCATCTATATCCTCAGCGCTGCAATCTGCTTTATTAATCTTAAGTAGCTCCGCCTCTGAGACTATAAACAGCATGGCCAAAATAGATTTATAATTATCCAAGAAGTCATAGCTGTTGTCCAGTAGAATTTTTAACCTCACCTTAGTTTCAAGTGAGCTGCCTATCTCACCTAGTTCCCTCTTTCTCTCAATCGCCTTCATGACAACATCTCTTAAAATAAAGAGCTTATTAAAATCCTGCAAAACCTCCTTGCTCTCTTGATTTAATGCCATATCTTTAAAAGAAGTCAGATGTACACTATCGCACCTTGAATCGTCTTCATCTTTAATCTCTAAGTTTTCCCAAATATCTTCAGCCGTAAAAGGCAATATTGGAGCTATTAGCCTCACCAGCGTAGACAGCAAATGGTAGATTACAGTTTGAGAAGATTTTCTCTTCTGATCCTGGGGATTAAAAGTATACATTCTGTCTTTAAGGATATCTAAGTAGATGGATGATAGTCTCTCGTTCATAAAAAGATAGATTTTTTTAAATACCTGATTAAATTCATAATTACCATAAAGAGATTCGACTTCCTTATTAAGCACTATAGACTCTGCATATATCCAGCTATCTATCAAATCCAGATCTGAATATGAAACCTTATCCTTTCTAGGATCATAGTCGTATATATTACTCAAAAGAAATTTAAAAGTATTTCTTATCTTTCTGTAGGACTCTGCGCTCTGCTTTATTATGTCCTCTGAGATTCTTAAATCCTGAGTAAAATCCCGTGATATAGACCAGAGCCTTAAAACATCAGCGCCATATCTCTGAATCACCTTCAATGGAGATATCACATTACCTAAAGATTTAGACATCTTTTTTCCTTCGCCATCAACCACGAAACCATGCGTAAGAACAGTTTTATATGGAGGTTCCTCTTTTATGCTAATTCCCGTAATAAGAGACGACTGAAACCACCCTCTATGCTGATCGCTACCTTCAAGGTAGAGGTCGGCAGGATAGCTTAAATTATACTTATCTTTTAATACTGCCTGATGACTTATTCCAGATTCAAACCAGACATCTACGATATCATTCTCTTTTTCAAAGAGGTCGACATTATTATTACCGCAATGATCACATTGAAAACCTCGAGGCAGAAATCTCTTATAACTTTCTTGAAACCATAGATCAGCACCATTCTCCTCCACTTCATCAGCAACATTGAGAATAAAATCTTGATTTAAAACAGAACTTTTACAATTCATACACCTAAGAGAGGGGATTGCAACACCCCAGTATCTTTGGCGGGAGAGACACCAATCCGGACGTGTCTGAAGCATCCCTCTCATTCTCTGTAAACCTATCTTAGGAATCCACCTTACTTTATCAGCTGCCTTAAGTAATTTAGAGCGCAAATCGGACTTATCTATTGACATGAAAAGCTGTAATGTAGCTCTAAATACAATTGGAGATTTACATCTCCAACAATGAGGATAGGAATGCTTTATCTTCTCTTCCTTTAAAAGCAGGTTTTTATTTTTAAGTACCTCTCTTACTTTTTCATTCCCGTCCCAGACAAGCTGACCGGAAAATTCGCCAACATCTTCAAATATGCCTTTATCGTTTAAAGGCATGATCATATCAAGCCCTTTCTCTCTACCTAAAAGATAGTCCTCCATACCGTGACCTGGAGCTATGTGGACACACCCTGTACCATCTTCCATGGATACAAAATCAGCCCCAACAACTTTAGACTCCCGCTCTATGAAGGGGTGCTTTAAATGAAGGCCTTCAAGCTCTCTTCCTTTAGCAGTGTGAATTACAAAGTCTACCTCTAAGGCAAGCTTCTCTTTTAAAAAAGGCAGTCTTTTAGAAGCAACGACCAGCAGTTCTTCTGTTTTTAGCTTCAAGAAGCTATATTCCTCTTCATTGCTAAGCGCCACAGCAACATTGGATATCAATGTCCAAGGAGTAGTGGTCCAAATTAAAAAATAAGACTGACTTGGAAGGCTCAGATTAGCCGCTAATTCTGAATTACTATTGATCATAAACTTTACATATATAGAGTCAGATAGGTGCTCCTCGTATTCTACTTCAGCCTCAGCTAAGGCGGTTTCACACTTAATACACCAATTCACAGGTTTAACATCTTTATAGAGATAGCCTTGCTTTACAAGGTCTGCTAAAGAACGTAAAATAGTGGCTTCATAGTCATAGTTTAAAGTAAGATAAGGAGTATCCCAATTAGCCATACAGCCTAATCTCTGAAACTCTTTTTTCTGAATCTCTACATACTTAAGAGCATAATCCCTCGCCTTCTTGCGAAACTT contains:
- the lspA gene encoding signal peptidase II — encoded protein: MPNRRREEGSKGKGMKSCPKGKGLHFFLIVILLLVDQIVKTYLSIFPQGEVVYDLLPGFFNIKILVNPGIAFGVLANLPQVFIWVNTCILISFLIYFLFCLNTRALYLSFALIIAGAASNLIDRFIYGGVIDYLNFAFFPTFNLADSYITVAICLMLKDAIFRKE
- a CDS encoding TraR/DksA family transcriptional regulator, which codes for MNKKLNKQELEKIKKVLMDLKKKISLEIRHLTEDSIFKSQQDVSGEISNYTYHMADMATDSFDREFSYALANNEQELVYLIGEALSRIDSGEYGICELCENNIKKSRLNAIPYAKHCLECQIEEEKRVQREKE
- the ileS gene encoding isoleucine--tRNA ligase, with translation MKDYKETLNLPKTNFPMRGNLPQREPGFIEKWEKNNLYEKIKLKNKNNAPYILHDGPPYANGDIHLGHALNKTLKDVVLRFQSMTGHFVNLIPGWDCHGLPVEHQLIKNLGLKKSEIEPVKFRKKARDYALKYVEIQKKEFQRLGCMANWDTPYLTLNYDYEATILRSLADLVKQGYLYKDVKPVNWCIKCETALAEAEVEYEEHLSDSIYVKFMINSNSELAANLSLPSQSYFLIWTTTPWTLISNVAVALSNEEEYSFLKLKTEELLVVASKRLPFLKEKLALEVDFVIHTAKGRELEGLHLKHPFIERESKVVGADFVSMEDGTGCVHIAPGHGMEDYLLGREKGLDMIMPLNDKGIFEDVGEFSGQLVWDGNEKVREVLKNKNLLLKEEKIKHSYPHCWRCKSPIVFRATLQLFMSIDKSDLRSKLLKAADKVRWIPKIGLQRMRGMLQTRPDWCLSRQRYWGVAIPSLRCMNCKSSVLNQDFILNVADEVEENGADLWFQESYKRFLPRGFQCDHCGNNNVDLFEKENDIVDVWFESGISHQAVLKDKYNLSYPADLYLEGSDQHRGWFQSSLITGISIKEEPPYKTVLTHGFVVDGEGKKMSKSLGNVISPLKVIQRYGADVLRLWSISRDFTQDLRISEDIIKQSAESYRKIRNTFKFLLSNIYDYDPRKDKVSYSDLDLIDSWIYAESIVLNKEVESLYGNYEFNQVFKKIYLFMNERLSSIYLDILKDRMYTFNPQDQKRKSSQTVIYHLLSTLVRLIAPILPFTAEDIWENLEIKDEDDSRCDSVHLTSFKDMALNQESKEVLQDFNKLFILRDVVMKAIERKRELGEIGSSLETKVRLKILLDNSYDFLDNYKSILAMLFIVSEAELLKINKADCSAEDIDGFGKIDIVVEKSQGKKCMRCWNYTFDVGKDGKHRDVCLRCAKVLEKIS